The proteins below come from a single Methanothrix thermoacetophila PT genomic window:
- the carA gene encoding glutamine-hydrolyzing carbamoyl-phosphate synthase small subunit, with protein sequence MIGVLGLEDGTLVEGYGFGAPGIVTGEIVFTTVMSGYEEALTDPSYNGQILLFTYPLQGNYGVSGDEFQSDRMWPRGMVCRHIWPSPRHHRSSRTIEEFLVDEGRPGIHGVDTRMLTVKIRRLGAMKAALVVGESGIRGVDVVQLARDQPSISSLDLLSEVTCRSPYRIKGDGPRMAVIDLGIKRHILKSLECRGFDLHVLPAHSSVSEIEAVEPDCIFISNGPGDPERAVSAIEAVRYFAGSMPIFGICLGHQVISLALGARTFKLKFGHHGGNQPVKDLESRIVYITSQNHNFAVVPESVEGTDLEITQLNANDGTVEGIRSRYLKILAVQYHPEAHPGPMCTEDPFFSSVLKIASGGD encoded by the coding sequence ATGATTGGGGTCTTAGGGTTAGAGGATGGCACTCTGGTAGAGGGCTACGGTTTTGGTGCCCCAGGGATCGTAACCGGAGAGATAGTTTTCACCACGGTGATGTCTGGATATGAGGAGGCTCTGACCGATCCCTCTTATAACGGACAAATCCTGCTCTTCACATACCCGCTCCAGGGCAACTACGGTGTGAGCGGCGATGAGTTCCAGTCGGATCGCATGTGGCCAAGGGGGATGGTCTGCAGGCACATCTGGCCGAGCCCGAGGCATCATAGGTCCAGCAGGACGATCGAGGAGTTTCTCGTGGATGAGGGGCGGCCCGGGATTCACGGTGTGGATACACGGATGCTCACGGTCAAGATAAGAAGACTTGGCGCCATGAAAGCAGCTCTCGTTGTTGGCGAGTCAGGGATAAGAGGGGTCGATGTCGTGCAGCTCGCCAGGGATCAGCCCTCGATATCATCCCTGGACCTGCTGAGCGAGGTCACGTGCAGAAGTCCGTACAGAATAAAAGGAGACGGCCCCAGGATGGCGGTGATAGATCTAGGGATAAAAAGGCACATACTCAAGAGTCTGGAGTGTCGCGGGTTCGATCTGCACGTTCTTCCTGCGCATTCAAGCGTCTCGGAGATAGAGGCAGTCGAGCCTGATTGTATCTTCATCTCAAACGGACCCGGGGACCCCGAGAGGGCGGTGAGCGCCATAGAGGCTGTCAGATATTTTGCAGGATCGATGCCGATATTCGGCATATGTCTCGGCCATCAGGTCATCTCGCTGGCACTGGGTGCGAGGACGTTCAAGCTGAAGTTCGGCCATCATGGAGGCAACCAGCCGGTGAAGGATCTAGAGAGCAGGATTGTTTACATAACCTCACAGAACCACAACTTCGCAGTCGTTCCCGAGTCTGTTGAGGGGACAGATCTGGAGATAACGCAGCTGAACGCGAACGATGGGACTGTTGAGGGGATAAGGAGCAGGTACCTGAAGATCCTGGCAGTTCAGTACCATCCCGAGGCGCATCCTGGACCGATGTGCACCGAGGATCCGTTCTTCAGCTCAGTCTTAAAGATAGCATCAGGAGGCGATTGA
- the pyrB gene encoding aspartate carbamoyltransferase — protein sequence MLKRRHVLSMKDFSREEIDEILETAESLEPYARGKGSDILEGKILALMFFEPSTRTRMSFETAMKRLGGKTINLGSAEASSIAKGESLADTIRVVGGYADAIVIRHPKEGSARLAAEFSPVPVLNAGDGAGHHPTQTLLDLYTIKKESHLDDLSIALVGDLKYGRTVHSLAYALSLYGADIYLVSPPTLRMPEQIIGDLSRMGTRVREVSDLREVIKEVDVLYITRIQRERFPDPVEYNRVARSYSITIRDLEGVKPELRIMHPLPRVDEISPSVDETEHAVYFRQSFYGVPVRMALLKMILED from the coding sequence ATGCTCAAGAGGAGGCATGTGCTCTCCATGAAGGACTTCTCCAGGGAGGAGATCGATGAGATCCTGGAGACTGCTGAATCGCTCGAGCCGTACGCACGCGGAAAGGGATCGGACATTCTTGAGGGTAAGATCCTCGCGCTTATGTTCTTCGAGCCGTCCACACGCACAAGAATGTCATTCGAGACGGCGATGAAGCGGCTCGGCGGCAAGACCATAAACCTGGGCTCGGCTGAGGCAAGTTCAATAGCCAAGGGCGAGTCGCTCGCTGATACAATACGCGTTGTCGGTGGATATGCGGATGCTATAGTTATAAGACATCCAAAGGAAGGATCGGCACGGCTCGCTGCCGAGTTCTCGCCAGTTCCTGTCCTGAACGCCGGTGATGGTGCAGGCCACCACCCAACGCAGACGCTTCTCGATCTGTATACGATAAAAAAGGAGAGCCACCTTGACGATCTCTCAATCGCGCTTGTTGGAGATCTGAAGTACGGCAGGACTGTTCACTCCCTCGCATACGCCCTCTCCCTTTACGGGGCTGACATATACCTTGTCTCACCGCCGACCCTGAGGATGCCCGAACAGATAATCGGGGACCTCTCAAGAATGGGCACGAGGGTGAGAGAGGTGTCTGATTTGAGAGAGGTCATAAAAGAGGTCGACGTCCTCTACATCACAAGAATCCAGCGGGAGCGCTTTCCGGACCCGGTCGAGTACAACAGGGTGGCGAGGAGCTACAGCATAACCATCAGAGACTTGGAGGGCGTGAAACCCGAGCTCAGGATCATGCATCCACTTCCCAGAGTTGATGAGATCTCACCCTCTGTAGATGAGACGGAACATGCAGTCTACTTCAGGCAGTCTTTCTACGGCGTGCCTGTAAGAATGGCCCTGCTCAAGATGATCCTGGAGGATTGA
- the pyrI gene encoding aspartate carbamoyltransferase regulatory subunit, translating into MVERELKVRPIRSGTVIDHIQAGQALNVLKILGISGTTGATVSVLMNVSSRKLGKKDIVKVEDRELREDEVNKIALIAPGATINIVRDYAVVEKYAVDLPDVIVGVVRCQNPSCISNTNEPIKPKMLVKGKNPVVLRCFYCDQPLTERIAEYLL; encoded by the coding sequence ATGGTGGAGAGAGAGCTCAAGGTCCGCCCCATCAGGTCGGGAACCGTCATAGACCACATACAGGCAGGTCAGGCGCTGAACGTCCTCAAGATTCTCGGCATCTCCGGCACAACCGGTGCGACGGTCAGCGTGTTGATGAACGTCAGCAGCAGAAAACTGGGCAAGAAGGATATCGTGAAGGTCGAGGACAGGGAACTTAGGGAGGATGAGGTAAACAAGATAGCCCTCATAGCGCCTGGCGCGACGATAAACATAGTCAGAGATTACGCGGTCGTGGAGAAATACGCTGTCGATCTCCCTGATGTGATAGTAGGAGTCGTGCGCTGCCAGAACCCTAGCTGCATATCGAACACGAACGAACCGATAAAGCCGAAGATGCTTGTCAAGGGGAAGAACCCGGTCGTGCTGAGATGCTTCTACTGCGATCAGCCTCTTACGGAGCGGATCGCGGAGTATCTGCTGTGA
- a CDS encoding phosphoglucomutase, giving the protein MIFRAYDVRGIYGDELTEDVAMRVGAAFGTYLSGGAISLGRDTRTSGPSLERAFLEGVLRTGVDVHSYGVIPIPILGYITMKMGRRAAAYISASHNPPEYNGIRFRTGDGYGMLYRDAGIVDIYMSGEFRSGNGSVTVENADRAILEYGDYAAEKVKTTRDLRVVLDTGNGSACGIAPIYTRAGIEVELLNATMDGRFPGRGAAPTSESLREAAERVVSTGADFGVGFDPDADRGMVIDDKGRVLPPEKIAIIIARRRYKPGDLVIAGFDCSMILERELERDGIRVERERVGDVFVANRVKESGAVLGVERSGHFFIPEFQYSDDPFAMSLALAEIVSEEKLSEMADEIPDYPYLQRSIRLKENIDIQSLMDKLLEELADLEPDTTDGIKVMSEGWSVLIRPSNTEPLIRIYVESVKDDVEKIAGIYENKILSTMRSGN; this is encoded by the coding sequence ATGATCTTCAGAGCATATGATGTCAGGGGTATCTATGGAGATGAGCTGACAGAGGACGTTGCCATGCGCGTCGGTGCCGCTTTTGGCACATACCTTTCAGGAGGGGCGATATCCCTGGGGCGCGACACCAGGACGAGTGGCCCCTCTTTGGAGAGGGCGTTTCTGGAAGGTGTTCTCAGGACGGGCGTGGATGTCCATAGTTACGGCGTGATACCGATACCGATTCTGGGCTACATCACCATGAAGATGGGCAGAAGGGCTGCAGCATACATATCCGCCTCTCACAACCCACCTGAGTACAACGGCATACGCTTCAGAACAGGAGATGGCTACGGCATGCTTTACAGGGATGCTGGAATTGTGGATATCTACATGAGCGGCGAGTTCAGGTCTGGAAACGGAAGCGTCACGGTGGAGAATGCCGACAGGGCTATTCTGGAGTACGGGGATTATGCAGCAGAGAAGGTAAAGACAACCAGAGATCTCAGGGTTGTGCTCGACACGGGCAACGGCTCTGCATGCGGTATAGCTCCCATCTACACCAGAGCAGGCATCGAGGTGGAGCTACTGAACGCGACCATGGACGGAAGGTTCCCAGGAAGAGGGGCGGCGCCGACATCCGAATCGCTGAGAGAGGCAGCGGAGAGGGTTGTCAGCACAGGCGCTGACTTTGGGGTGGGTTTTGATCCAGATGCAGACCGAGGGATGGTGATCGATGATAAAGGAAGAGTTCTCCCACCTGAAAAGATCGCGATAATTATCGCAAGAAGGCGTTACAAACCGGGAGATCTGGTCATCGCAGGCTTTGATTGCTCAATGATACTGGAGCGCGAGCTCGAGCGCGATGGGATAAGAGTAGAGCGCGAGAGGGTTGGGGATGTGTTCGTCGCCAACAGGGTCAAAGAATCGGGGGCTGTTCTCGGCGTCGAGAGAAGCGGTCATTTCTTCATTCCTGAATTCCAGTACTCAGATGATCCCTTCGCAATGAGCCTGGCGCTCGCCGAGATCGTATCTGAGGAGAAACTCTCCGAAATGGCGGACGAGATACCCGATTATCCGTACCTCCAGAGAAGCATAAGACTGAAGGAGAACATCGATATTCAGTCCCTGATGGATAAACTCCTGGAGGAGCTCGCGGATCTCGAGCCCGACACCACCGATGGCATAAAGGTGATGAGTGAGGGGTGGAGCGTTTTAATAAGACCCTCGAATACAGAGCCACTGATCCGGATCTATGTGGAGAGCGTTAAGGATGATGTGGAGAAGATAGCAGGTATATACGAGAACAAGATCCTGAGCACAATGAGGAGCGGGAATTGA
- the aglJ gene encoding S-layer glycoprotein N-glycosyltransferase AglJ, whose amino-acid sequence MKRDDVCVLIPTLNEAGSIREVIEGFRSMGFQDILVIDGHSTDGTPDLAREAGARVIVQSGSGKGQALLEAFGLIDKEYIVLIDGDGTYLPSEVDRLLDPLMRGRADHVIGNRFSNLRGGSLKRLNLVGNWLINMLFGIIYGVRLRDILSGYRAFTRSGISSLDLSVTGFEIESEITIESLKKGLRIVEVPITYLPRAGGTRTKLSPLRDGPKIMLTIYRLAKTQNPLFYFGLMGAIFGSMGFLLGLYVVRDWLQGRIEHIPLTILTAILIIVGFQLFLMGIQGDMMATMHREVMRELYRKKR is encoded by the coding sequence TTGAAGAGAGATGATGTTTGTGTGCTGATACCCACGCTCAACGAGGCGGGATCCATCAGGGAAGTCATAGAGGGCTTCCGCAGCATGGGCTTCCAGGACATTCTGGTGATCGACGGGCACAGCACAGATGGCACTCCAGATCTGGCAAGGGAGGCCGGCGCGAGGGTGATCGTCCAGAGCGGATCCGGGAAGGGACAGGCTCTCCTGGAGGCTTTCGGGCTTATTGACAAAGAGTACATCGTGCTTATAGATGGCGATGGGACGTATCTGCCATCAGAGGTCGACAGGCTGCTCGATCCGCTTATGAGAGGCAGGGCGGATCACGTCATAGGTAACAGGTTCTCCAATCTCAGAGGCGGATCGCTGAAGCGTTTGAACCTGGTGGGGAACTGGCTCATCAACATGCTCTTCGGGATCATCTACGGCGTGAGGCTCAGGGACATACTCTCCGGATACAGGGCATTCACCAGATCTGGTATCTCCAGCCTGGATCTCTCCGTGACGGGCTTCGAGATAGAATCAGAGATAACGATAGAGAGCCTGAAGAAGGGATTGAGGATCGTGGAGGTGCCGATAACGTACCTGCCAAGGGCAGGGGGGACCAGGACCAAGCTCAGCCCGCTCCGCGACGGCCCGAAGATCATGCTCACGATCTACAGGCTCGCCAAGACCCAGAACCCGCTCTTCTACTTCGGGCTGATGGGCGCGATCTTCGGATCTATGGGTTTTCTCCTCGGCCTCTACGTCGTGAGGGACTGGCTCCAGGGTAGGATTGAGCACATACCTCTCACGATACTTACCGCGATACTGATCATAGTCGGGTTCCAGCTCTTCCTCATGGGCATCCAGGGGGATATGATGGCAACGATGCACAGAGAGGTGATGAGGGAGCTCTACAGAAAGAAGCGGTAG